The Etheostoma cragini isolate CJK2018 chromosome 5, CSU_Ecrag_1.0, whole genome shotgun sequence genome contains a region encoding:
- the LOC117944714 gene encoding protein FAM214B, translating into MRHIHVELAHKKAPLELSAQEGDLPPPEAPTQGLDPGVRSGTSRHFGQEQLRLQKVYQLSIFSQLGGFSTSTESNTDAQQRVVRLGVKRGLEEPQLTHKRPHLGDSTDQEALEGGVLCGPAPAQGVGMGLAMGPSGPGSVYSCTQMEHRESEGGLSPRSPPLSPSHNPSRRPTQHNHDRPIPDVFSPLSPKSPPMCDPHSSSRTEPPNGGHTPTYSLGSPANESCSNGSSGGQPSPHVYEMSTYETPNPASPTSPPGPFSPPHHTELQEPGEATEWEVGLESSPPERSATQTASSSSNGLASWEKTPSSNGHRLSSGGHWPAKKRLLPPSDTGESCSEDEGPSTSKRSRLSLLAPGLGPASCRSTDAKAAPYWNHLLPSAWDQPKTTTDCTRSGRRLKSGLRLKSRQLRSGRHTGISRSTRSSWPSSSISRSLLGNFEESILKGRFSPSGWIEGFTAEIGASGSYCPQHVTLPVQVTYYDISEHSAPSPFLGVISLEPLGKKGYSIPKAGTIQVTLFNPNKTVVKMFLVTYNFGDMPVNHMTFLRHRIFLVPVEEGVEGKGETSPGGGVLDRKKILCYLIHLRFQSSKSGKIYLHNDIRLLFSRKSIEVDTGIPYELKSFTEVPRNPKYSPRV; encoded by the exons ATGCGGCACATTCATGTGGAGTTAGCCCACAAAAAGGCTCCATTAGAGCTTTCAGCCCAGGAGGGGGACCTGCCTCCCCCTGAAGCCCCAACACAGGGCCTTGACCCTGGCGTCAGATCGGGGACGTCCAGGCACTTTGGCCAGGAGCAGTTGCGGCTCCAAAAGGTCTACCAGCTCTCCATATTTTCCCAGTTGGGGGGATTTTCTACCTCCACAGAATCCAACACCGATGCCCAACAGAGGGTTGTCCGGTTGGGTGTAAAAAGGGGGCTAGAGGAGCCCCAATTGACTCATAAACGCCCCCATCTGGGTGACTCCACAGATCAGGAGGCGTTAGAGGGGGGGGTGCTGTGTGGGCCAGCCCCAGCTCAAGGTGTTGGGATGGGCTTAGCAATGGGCCCTAGTGGGCCTGGTTCTGTATACTCTTGCACACAGATGGAGCACAGAGAATCTGAGGGGGGACTGTCACCCAGGTCTCCACCCCTCTCCCCAAGCCACAACCCTTCCCGACGCCCAACTCAGCACAATCATGACAGGCCCATTCCTGATGTATTTTCTCCACTCTCACCTAAATCACCCCCAATGTGTGACCCACATAGCTCATCCAGGACTGAGCCACCTAACGGGGGCCACACACCCACCTACTCACTAGGTAGCCCTGCAAACGAGAGCTGTAGTAATGGCTCATCTGGAGGCCAGCCTAGCCCCCACGTATATGAAATGTCCACATATGAGACTCCGAACCCTGCCAGTCCCACCAGCCCTCCCGGCCCTTTCTCCCCACCACACCACACAGAGCTGCAGGAGCCAGGGGAGGCCACTGAATGGGAAGTTGGACTTGAATCCTCTCCACCTGAGCGAAGTGCCACCCAGactgcctcctcttcctcaaaTGGCCTGGCTTCCTGGGAGAAAACACCCAGCAGTAATGGCCACCGTCTATCCTCGGGAGGCCATTGGCCGGCCAAAAAGAGGCTGCTGCCCCCGAGCGACACAGGCGAGTCATGTTCAGAAGATGAGGGACCCTCCACATCCAAGAGAAGCAGGCTGTCATTGCTGGCTCCAGGACTTGGCCCGGCCTCATGTCGCAGCACTGACGCTAAAGCTGCCCCTTACTGGAACCACCTGCTTCCTTCTGCATGGGACCAGCCTAAG ACCACCACAGACTGCACAAGATCAGGGAGACGGCTAAAAAGTGGGCTGAGGCTGAAAAG TCGGCAGCTGCGCAGCGGCAGACACACAGGGATCAGCCGCTCCACACGTTCCAGTTGGCCCTCATCTTCCATCAGCAGATCACTACTTGGCAACTTTGag GAGTCCATACTGAAGGGACGATTCTCCCCGTCAGGCTGGATCGAAGGCTTCACGGCGGAGATCGGTGCCAGTGGCTCCTATTGCCCACAGCACGTCACCCTGCCGGTGCAGGTTACGTACTACGACATCTCAGAGCACAGTGCACCGTCACCCTTcctg GGGGTGATATCCCTCGAGCCTCTTGGAAAGAAAGGATACAGCATACCCAAAGCAGGGACCATTCAAGTG ACCTTATTTAATCCCAACAAAACTGTGGTGAAGATGTTTCTGGTGACCTACAACTTCGGCGACATGCCCGTTAATCACATGACCTTCCTGCGCCACCGTATCTTCCTGGTGCCTGTAGAGGAGGGGGTTGAGGGGAAAGGCGAGACGTCCCCAGGGGGCGGAGTGTTAGACAGGAAGAAGATTCTCTGCTATCTGATACATCTCAG ATTCCAGAGCTCCAAATCTGGGAAGATCTACTTGCACAACGATATCCGGCTGCTATTCTCCCGCAAATCCATCGAAGTGGACACAGGGATCCCTTATGAGCTGAAATCTTTCACCGAGGTGCCAAGAAACCCTAAATACTCCCCCCGCGTGTGA
- the naaladl1 gene encoding aminopeptidase NAALADL1, producing the protein MIKQVLIGILCGAAVLTAGILIGHYGVTKSSAPSWVKDVAKDVDESLIERFLSEVDNIQIQENLRELTKVPHMATTAGDEQTVQLMLKRWQDPETGLDQAWREEYMVYLSFPDPKKPNKVTVVSPSDTVLYTARRKEKTYTSDEDDPEVVQPYAAYSPAGHPKGKLVYANQGKPSDYQRLNNTVDLRGTIAITRYGGAGRGAKAINAAPYGVIGVLVYTDPLDINDGLMSDINETFPHSWYMPPSGVERGSFNDKFGDMLTPYLAAKDETYRIPVENITGIPPIPIQPIGFEDAYALICKLGGKAAPEEWQGAFNCTYNVGGPGFQNSSAFSNSDVKLDIFNYEEKKNSSNVMGVIKGSVEPDRYVIYGNHRDSWVYGAIDPSSGTSVMLELTRVLGKMVKQGKWRPRRSIIFGSWGAEEFGLIGSAEYTEQYLTKLSHRTIAYINVDIAVFANATLRASGMPSLQNVIFKAAKQVDAPGLDSTSVYDNWIKYFNRTSQAHGFIPNVGYLSGAGSDYAAFVHYLGIPSMDISYTYDRSKTNARIYPAYHTAYDNFEYASKFIDPGFTSHQAIARTAGNVLIRLADSLLVPLNCSDYAETLEDYLNTAVTLYQHELQERNISMEPLKRAVASFRSAATHLDQVIRSSDLANETPLTVRRINDQLMLLDRAFLDPLAFPDKYAYRHVIWASSSAGKSTFPGLADAFANTESQSSAWDKVHYHLSVLSQAIEGAAHTLGDVI; encoded by the exons ATGATAAAGCAGGTGTTGATTGGTATTCTGTGTGGGGCTGCCGTGCTGACTGCAGGCATCCTAATCGGCCACTACGGTGTCACCAAGAGCTCGGCACCGTCCTGGGTGAAGGATGTGGCAAAGGATGTGGACGAGAGCCTCATTGAGAGGTTCTTGTCTGAGGTGGACAACATCCAGATTCAGGAAAACCTCCG GGAGTTGACCAAAGTGCCCCATATGGCCACCACAGCGGGAGACGAGCAGACAGTGCAGTTAATGCTAAAGAGATGGCAGGACCCTGAAACCGGTCTGGACCAGGCCTGGAGAGAGGAGTACATGGTCTACCTGTCCTTCCCTGACCCGAAGAAGCCCAACAAGGTCACTGTAG TGAGTCCGTCTGATACTGTGCTGTACACTgccagaagaaaagaaaagacttatACTTCAGACGAAGATGATCCTGAGGTCGTTCAGCCATACGCAGCATACTCCCCTGCTGGACACCCGAAG GGGAAACTGGTTTACGCCAACCAGGGGAAACCAAGTGACTACCAGCGGTTGAACAACACAGTAGACCTCAGAGGAACTATTGCGATCACCAGATATGGCGGAGCAGGAAGAGGTGCTAAA GCCATCAATGCAGCACCCTACGGAGTCATTGGTGTGCTTGTCTACACAGACCCTTTGGACATCAACGATGGTCTCATGTCAGACATCAATGAGACGTTTCCTCACTCCTGGTACATGCCGCCCTCTGGTGTGGAGAGAGGTTCCTTTAACGATAAATTTGGAGACATGCTCACTCCCTACCTGGCTGCCAAAG ATGAAACCTATAGAATACCAGTCGAGAACATCACAGGGATCCCTCCAATTCCAATTCAACCAATCGGATTTGAGGATGCCTATGCACTGATCTG TAAGCTTGGTGGAAAAGCAGCTCCAGAAGAATGGCAGGGAGCATTCAACTGTACCTACAACGTTGGCGGTCCGGGGTTTCAAAATTCATCTGCATTCAGCAACAG TGATGTGAAACTCGACATCTTCAActatgaagagaaaaagaattCGTCCAATGTGATGGGAGTTATAAAAGGGAGTGTTGAACCAG ACAGGTATGTGATCTATGGGAACCAcagggacagttgggtttatgGTGCCATCGACCCTAGCAGTGGGACTTCTGTCATGCTGGAATTGACCAGAGTCCTGGGCAAAATGGTCAAGCAGG GCAAATGGAGGCCTCGCAGGTCCATTATCTTTGGAAGCTGGGGAGCAGAGGAGTTCGGCCTTATTGGGTCTGCAGAATACACAGAG CAATACCTCACCAAGCTCAGTCACCGAACCATTGCTTACATTAATGTGGATATAGCTGTATTTG CCAATGCCACTCTCAGGGCTTCTGGGATGCCATCACTACAGAACGTAATCTTCAAAGCTGCAAAACAG GTCGATGCACCTGGACTGGACTCCACATCTGTGTACGACAACTGgattaaatatttcaacagGACAAGCCAAGCTCATGGATTCATTCCCAA TGTGGGATACCTGTCAGGAGCAGGGAGTGACTACGCTGCCTTTGTCCATTACCTGGGAATCCCTTCCATGGACATTTCATACACATATGACAGG AGTAAAACAAATGCTCGGATTTACCCTGCGTACCACACAGCGTATGACAACTTTGAATACGCTTCAAAGTTCATTGATCCTG GGTTCACCAGTCACCAGGCCATTGCCAGGACAGCAGGAAACGTCCTGATCCGATTGGCTGACAGCCTGCTAGTGCCATTAAACTGCAGTGACTACGCTGAGACTCTGGAGGACTACCTCAACACAGCAGTGACTCTATATCAGCATGAACTCCAAGAAAGGAATATCTCTATGG AACCACTTAAACGTGCCGTGGCCAGCTTCCGCAGTGCAGCTACTCATTTGGACCAGGTGATACGCAGTTCCGACCTGGCAAATGAAAC GCCTCTGACAGTCAGGAGGATCAACGACCAGCTCATGCTGCTGGACCGAGCTTTCTTGGACCCTCTGGCCTTCCCAGATAAATATGCATACAG GCATGTTATCTGGGCCTCAAGCAGTGCCGGCAAGTCAACTTTCCCAGGTCTGGCTGATGCCTTTGCCAACACTGAGTCACAGTCCAGCGCCTGGGACAAAGTGCACTACCACCTGTCAGTGCTGAGCCAGGCCATTGAGGGCGCCGCCCACACATTGGGTGACGTCATATAG